The following proteins are co-located in the Flectobacillus major DSM 103 genome:
- a CDS encoding MIP/aquaporin family protein: MQSAILGELIGTAVLVYLGNGVVANVLLKGSKGEGAGWMVIATGWAMAVTISIFVSTAFGSPAAHLNPAVTVAMATKTGDWANALYFIVAQIAGAILGATLVWLHYLPHWTHTEDKGLKLACFSTAPAIRNLVANILSELLATVLFIIALGALPSIPNQLGPYAVGLLVWAIGLSLGGTTGYAINPARDLGPRIAHALLPIEGKGTSDWGYAWVPVVGPVVGAIIGGLIIAYI; the protein is encoded by the coding sequence ATGCAATCGGCTATCTTAGGCGAATTAATCGGTACTGCAGTATTAGTATATTTAGGCAATGGTGTGGTCGCCAATGTATTATTGAAAGGCTCGAAAGGAGAGGGAGCTGGCTGGATGGTTATTGCCACAGGATGGGCTATGGCTGTAACTATTAGCATTTTTGTTTCGACAGCCTTTGGTAGTCCTGCTGCCCATTTGAATCCTGCCGTAACTGTAGCTATGGCTACCAAAACAGGCGATTGGGCAAATGCCCTTTATTTTATTGTTGCTCAAATTGCAGGAGCAATTCTTGGTGCAACATTGGTTTGGCTACATTATTTGCCACATTGGACACATACAGAAGACAAAGGGCTAAAATTAGCTTGTTTTTCGACAGCACCTGCTATCCGAAACCTCGTAGCAAACATTCTGAGCGAACTACTTGCTACAGTTCTATTTATCATTGCACTTGGGGCATTACCAAGTATACCCAACCAGCTAGGGCCGTATGCTGTGGGCTTATTGGTATGGGCCATAGGGTTGTCGCTTGGAGGTACAACGGGTTATGCTATTAACCCTGCCAGAGACTTAGGGCCTCGTATTGCACACGCTTTGTTGCCTATCGAAGGGAAAGGAACTTCCGACTGGGGATATGCTTGGGTTCCTGTGGTGGGGCCTGTGGTGGGGGCTATTATTGGCGGACTAATTATTGCCTATATATAA
- the ruvB gene encoding Holliday junction branch migration DNA helicase RuvB translates to MREDYLKGNKENLSPVEKEIERALRPLSFDDFAGQDKVLDNLKVFVKAAKQREEALDHVLLHGPPGLGKTTLSNIVANELEANIKITSGPVLDKPSDLAGLLTNLQPFDVLFIDEIHRLNPIVEEYLYSAMEDYKIDILLDSGPNARSVQISLNPFTLIGATTRAGLLTAPLRARFGINARLEYYDAKLLTSIVQRSCQILGTPIDNEGAYEIARRSRGTPRIANNLLRRTRDFAQVKGNGRITVAIAEMALQALDVDQNGLDEMDNRILSTIIEKFKGGPVGLSTIATACGEEAETIEEVYEPFLIQEGFLKRTSRGREATEKAYIHLGVVPKYRTGELF, encoded by the coding sequence ATGCGAGAAGATTATTTAAAAGGGAATAAAGAAAACCTATCTCCTGTCGAGAAAGAAATAGAACGTGCGTTACGCCCCTTATCGTTCGACGATTTTGCGGGGCAAGATAAAGTATTGGACAACCTCAAGGTATTTGTTAAGGCTGCTAAACAACGAGAAGAAGCCCTCGATCATGTGCTATTACACGGCCCTCCAGGTTTGGGAAAAACAACTTTATCTAATATTGTAGCCAATGAGCTTGAGGCTAATATCAAGATTACCTCTGGGCCAGTATTAGACAAACCTTCTGATTTGGCTGGATTGCTTACCAATCTTCAGCCTTTCGATGTACTATTTATTGATGAAATTCACCGTCTTAACCCTATTGTTGAAGAGTATCTATATTCTGCTATGGAGGACTATAAGATAGATATTTTGCTAGATTCGGGGCCCAATGCTCGAAGTGTACAAATTTCACTCAATCCCTTTACCTTAATCGGAGCTACCACACGAGCAGGATTACTAACTGCCCCTTTGCGTGCTCGTTTTGGTATCAATGCTCGCTTAGAATACTACGATGCCAAATTATTGACTTCTATTGTACAGCGTTCGTGTCAAATACTTGGTACGCCTATTGACAACGAAGGTGCATACGAAATAGCTCGAAGAAGTAGAGGCACACCTCGTATTGCTAATAACCTACTCAGACGAACCCGCGACTTTGCCCAAGTAAAAGGCAATGGCCGTATTACCGTAGCAATAGCTGAAATGGCTTTGCAGGCTCTGGATGTAGACCAAAATGGATTGGATGAAATGGATAATAGAATATTGAGTACTATTATCGAAAAATTCAAAGGTGGACCTGTTGGGTTATCAACTATTGCAACTGCTTGTGGAGAAGAAGCCGAAACAATCGAAGAGGTTTATGAGCCTTTTTTGATTCAAGAAGGCTTTTTGAAACGAACTTCACGTGGACGAGAAGCAACCGAAAAAGCCTATATCCATCTGGGAGTTGTTCCCAAATATCGTACAGGAGAACTATTTTAA
- a CDS encoding porin family protein, which translates to MRYSFTLLFLLTSICGFSQFQKSRNIFRMGLRNTTIQGTSMIQGNMQVKPVFDCGYGHNYPISNKVSFQPEIHYSVRGFAKKLPHSDSTYYKTTTGIHYLDFSPNFSLTIGPSGVGRNPLHIWGGPYIGYGLWGGFHTKGQYLNQETGLADSTVTTSESAFNKVKRLDFGINAGIGIQFDRFTHFGITCSQGLVDISKNSSSQPWKTFTLGFYLTFIFDDMF; encoded by the coding sequence ATGCGTTATTCATTTACCTTATTATTTCTACTCACGTCTATTTGTGGCTTTTCTCAATTCCAAAAAAGCAGGAATATCTTTAGAATGGGATTGCGAAATACTACAATACAAGGCACTAGCATGATTCAAGGCAATATGCAGGTAAAGCCTGTCTTTGATTGTGGTTATGGCCATAACTATCCTATTAGCAATAAGGTTAGTTTTCAGCCTGAGATTCATTATAGTGTACGAGGTTTTGCCAAAAAATTACCTCATAGCGATTCTACATATTATAAAACAACCACAGGAATCCACTACTTAGATTTTTCGCCTAACTTTTCATTGACGATAGGCCCATCAGGGGTGGGCCGCAATCCCTTACATATATGGGGTGGGCCATATATTGGGTATGGCCTCTGGGGAGGTTTTCATACCAAAGGTCAATATCTTAATCAAGAAACGGGCTTGGCCGATAGTACAGTTACTACATCTGAGAGTGCCTTCAATAAGGTTAAAAGACTAGACTTTGGAATAAATGCAGGGATAGGCATTCAGTTTGACAGGTTTACCCATTTTGGAATCACTTGTAGTCAAGGCTTAGTAGACATATCGAAAAATAGTTCATCTCAGCCTTGGAAAACCTTTACACTCGGTTTTTATTTGACCTTCATTTTTGACGATATGTTTTAA